From a region of the Butyrivibrio sp. AE3004 genome:
- a CDS encoding RNA polymerase sigma factor region1.1 domain-containing protein, with amino-acid sequence MSNLDNKEQEFAKRLGDLTKHARRQGGTVTEEEIRDCFEELELSDAQYELIYDYLKKHNIGIGEVIDASAYLTKEEAGYLENYLEELELLEKVSDGEKEALIISAMAGETDAQKRLVEQSLLMVTDVAKLYAEQGVLIEDLIGEGNIALMKAVSNLSSLEDHKECEAYLAQRVMDAMESLIEDDAAETARAQKAVVLVQKVADKAKELADELRRSCTVEELAEETGWEVSKILEAIKACGNQIEDIDYKPEKE; translated from the coding sequence ATGTCTAATCTTGATAATAAAGAGCAGGAATTTGCAAAAAGACTCGGTGATCTTACAAAACATGCCAGAAGACAAGGTGGTACCGTCACAGAGGAAGAAATAAGGGATTGCTTTGAGGAACTTGAACTTAGCGATGCACAGTATGAACTTATTTACGATTATTTGAAAAAACATAATATAGGTATCGGAGAAGTGATAGATGCTTCTGCATATCTTACAAAAGAAGAAGCGGGGTACCTTGAAAATTATCTTGAAGAATTGGAATTGCTTGAAAAGGTTTCAGATGGTGAAAAGGAAGCTTTGATCATATCTGCCATGGCAGGAGAGACTGATGCACAAAAGAGACTGGTAGAACAGAGCCTTTTGATGGTAACTGATGTAGCAAAGCTTTATGCAGAGCAAGGTGTTCTTATAGAGGATTTGATTGGCGAAGGGAATATTGCGCTCATGAAAGCTGTTTCGAATCTTTCGTCTCTAGAAGATCATAAGGAGTGTGAAGCTTATCTTGCGCAGAGAGTTATGGATGCCATGGAAAGCCTTATAGAAGATGATGCTGCAGAAACTGCAAGAGCCCAGAAAGCGGTTGTACTTGTGCAGAAAGTGGCAGATAAAGCAAAAGAACTTGCGGATGAATTAAGAAGAAGCTGCACGGTTGAAGAACTTGCCGAAGAAACCGGGTGGGAAGTATCTAAAATACTTGAGGCTATTAAGGCTTGCGGTAACCAGATAGAAGATATAGATTATAAGCCTGAAAAAGAATGA